Within Sphingobium sp. EP60837, the genomic segment CAGGGTGGATCGGACTTGGTCGATCATATGCGTGCCGAATGCGCCCAGGAAACCGCCGCCCTGTGCAGCGTCCGTCCACCAGTCGGCAAGTGGTTCCTCCTCTCCGCTACCCGGCTGCTGGTATATGCGGCTGAACATCAGCGGATCGCCGATGAGGCCATCCTTCACCACCCGACGCAGCAGCGCCTGCGCGCTGTCGAAACGGAACTCGGCGCCCAGCGCATGGACGATCCCCGCCTTTTGGGCGGCGGCCAGCATCTCCCGCGCTTCGGGTAGATCGCGTGCGAAGGGCTTTTCGCACATGACATGGCGGCCCGCGGCGATCGCCTGCATGACGGGCGTGTAATGCGCGTGCGGCGGGGTGGCGACAGTGACCAAGCGAATGCCCGGATCGTCGGACAGTACCTGTGCCAGATTATCGGACGCAAGCGGAATGCCCAGCGGCGCTGCGCGCTGCGCGGTCCTTTCCTGATTCCTACCGACGATGGCACGCACCTCAAATCCTGCATCGCGCAGCGCGCGGACATGCGTGAAAAGTCCAAAGCCCGTGCCTACGACGACTGCGCCGATCGGCGCTTCCTTGCCCGTCATCTCGTTTCTCTAGCCTTTCTGATGATGTCGCGAGCGGCTGGCGCCCATGAAGCGATGGCCTGCGCCATCGGCATGCCGTTGATGTTTTTCGAAAAGACCTCGACTGAGAAAAGGGCTGTGCTCCCAATCTGATCAAGCGTCCGGATGAAGCGCGTGAGGTCGAAGCTTCCCTGTCCGGGAACGAGCCGACCGCTCATCGTTTCGTGCAGCAGGTCGGCTTCTGGTTGCGCAGGCGCATCGTTGATCTGCACGGTGTGGATGCGCGATCCCGGGATGCTTTCGAGCAGCTCGAAGCTGGACCCGCTCCTGAAGAAGTGCCAGCTATCGACCGTGAGCCCGCCATTGGGCCGTCCGGCCGCCTGCACGATTGCCCATGCGCTCGCCAGATCGGGGATGCCGCCAAAAGGCAGGAACTCAATATGGACTTTCAGGCCATAGGGCGCGGCCAGATCGCACAGATGCGTGAAGGCTTCAGCCGCCTCATCCAGCGAGGGGGAGACGCCCATCATCTCGACGGCCGTGATCGACGGCGCACCGATGCGCGCGGCCGCTTCCACCACGCGCTCGGGCGTCAGCGATTGAAGCAGCGAAGCCAAAGGCGCGTCGTCGCCCGTTCGACGATGACTGGGCAGCCAGCAAGCCGTGCAATCCACCTCCATAACCGTCAGGTCATGATTGGCGATCCGCGCCGCAATTTCGGACGGCTTCATCCCTGCCTCTTCCAACGACCAGACGTCGCCGGGCATTAACGAGATGCCGGTAAAGCCCGCTTCACGCGCCGGGGCTAATCGTTCGAGCAGCGGCACATGTGCAAAAGGCGGAGCGGACAGGATCAACGGCAGATCCTCTGTCATGCCGCCTCCAGCCGGAAATTCAGTTCCAGAATGATCCCGTTCCGCTCCTCGACGAACAGCTGGCAGAGATTGGCGGGCGGATAGTCTTTCCGCACTACCGCGAGCCCGGCAGCGTCCAGCCGGGCGACCATAGCGGGCAGATCATCGCACTCCAGCGCCACATGATGCACTGCCCCGCTGCCCCGCGCGGGGGTGAAGGGCAGCGCGTCGTCGCTGGGATAGGCCGCACCCACTGGGCCGATATGGACGATAGCCCGTCCGTCCGGATCATGGATCCAGCAGCCTTGATCGATCGATCCCGCCCCAGGCGCGGTCTCCGCCCGCAGGCCCAGCACATCGCGGAAAAAGGCCGCGGTGCCGGGTACATCGGCGGTCCGGATATTTACATGGTCAAGAGTTCGCACGGCCATGGCGTCAGTCCACGAACTGGCCGGTGGCGATCGCAGCCTCCGGCTTGAGCGCCGTAAGCCCTTCCGCCTCAAGTTGCGCGAGCGGCAGGCGCCACAGATTTACGGCCGCAGTGCTTTCGGTCCGCACCAGGCGCAAGCCCCAGATGCCTTTCTCATGCGCGTAGGAATTCACCCAATTGCCGCCCAGGCCCGGATCATGCTCGGCGATGATGATGCGCACCCGGCCGTCGGGCTCGGCGGCGAAGCGGTAATTATTGACCCAGCCGTTGCCGTCCTCGAACGTGTCGAGATTTTCCTGCCAGATGTTGCAGATCTGGAAGTTCCAATATTCACAGTTCGGCGGCGCGAATTCGAGCACCAGCGCCTCGTCCAGCCGCTTTTCCCATCCGCCAAAGGCGACATGGCGATCGGGCACGCCGCCGTTCGACAGATATTGGGCGCGGCTATAGTCCAGTCGGTTGAGCTTGGCGGCGAAATTGCCCTGCGTCCCGTTCCACCAGTTGCGGACCAGTTCAGCATAGCCCAGCACATTCTGCGCGGCCCAGGCCAGGTTGTTCGCCATCAGTGCAGGCGTCACCGGCTCAGGATCCGCGCCGTCTAGCCGCTCGATGCGCATGTCGGGCGCAACTTCCTTCTCCCGGTCGCTCCATACCAGGCGGATAAGGATACAGTTGGTGTCAGGCTGTAGCTTCAGCCAGTTCTTGCCTTCGCCCGGATCATTTTTTGACAGGATGATCTCAAATCTCCCGTCGGCTTCGACGCGCAGCTGCTGACTGCCAAGAAAGCCGGTGGTTTTGAGGTTGGCGGGATCGAATAGCTTAAGACCATCGACGCCCAGCGGCGCCCAGTCGCGTGCGCCTGCATCATCCGGCGCGGGCGCGCTCAGCAGGGCCAGGACGAAATAGGGAATGGTGCCGCGCGTACCGACGATGCGATAATCGCGCGCCTCATCGAACTGGCACATCAGATGGTCCTGATCGACAGTCTGGACGTTGATCGATTGGCGCCATACCATGTCGCGCAGGCGGGGGCGGGTCGGCTCCGCATTTTCGATCAGCCGTTCGAAACCCGACCGCGCGAGGCGGGTGAGAAAGCGATACCATTCCGCCCGGTCCAGATCGGATGGATCATCTCTGAACTGGTCTATCATCCGTCCTGCGACCTTCAGCACGTCGCAGAAATCATCCCAGGACTGACCCGAAAGCAGCCTCTGCGCCGAGCGCGCCTCGATCTCCCGCATATCCATTGCTTCGTTGAGCGCGTCAGCCATCGCGGCCCATCCTCTTCCTGTTTGATCAGCGGAAGGTGCCATCGCCCCGGCGTGGGGGCCAGCCTTTCTTCTGTCGATCCCGTGCCATTATCCTTCCTGTGTGACGCAAAATGGTTTTGCGACATCCGACGGGCGGTGGGAACGGCATTGACCGGAAAGTTATAGATTGATAACTTTCTTGGGTCGATAGCGGTGCGGCCCGGTGGCGTGCACGAGTCGCTCGCCTGTGAGAGGAGTTAGGAAGTCATGCTTACCGATGCGCAGAAGCGCCATCTGTCCAATATCTTGCAGCCGGTTTCGCCGCCGCGCGAACTGCACAATGTGTACACCGAGGATCAGCGTCGCCGTTTGCTGGACGTGGTGCATAGCGGCGCCTGGAAGCTGATCATTGCGCAGCATTTCCCCAATGCGGAAGCGCTGATCGCCACTTTTGCAGGCGGCTTCCCCGAAGGTTTCGAACCGACGCTGGACATGTTCCTGACGCCGACCTTCCGCGGCTTCTATGCTAATTACTCAACCTGCATGTTCCCGGAAATTCAGGACACCTTCTACAATCCGACGTTCCTGGAATATGCGAAGGCCTATTGGAACGCCGACTATGCCAAGCCGCAGATGATGCTGTTCAACGTGAACGGCCCGTGCGGCAACAAGGATCCGGGCCATCTGGATTCGCCCAGCTTCCGCGGCGTGCGTTACGAAAATTCGCCGACCTGGCTGTGCTCGATCATGGGCCGTTCGGGCCTGTTCCAGGATTATCTGATCAAGATGGCGCAGGTCATCACCTGGTTCAGCCATGATGCCAATAGCGGCTTTACCTATTGGCCGAAGGGTCCGCTGGAAAAGCCAGCCCGCCTGCAGCCGCCGGTCTATAACCGCGGCGTAGTGGTGCAAAATGAGATGCTGGTGCATCGCGGCGAGGCCAACGGCCCGCTGGAGCGGCAGAATCCCAAGGGGCTGGGCTTCGACTCGCTGTTCAGTGGTGAACCGGGCAACCCTGACGGCTGGCTGGTCAAGACGGGCGATCAGGTCATCGAGCGCTATCACACCGACGACCTGCGCTTCCTCGTTCACTGGTCGGCGGAGGTCTTCGAGGACTATGCCGAACTGAAGAAGAACATGGATGGGTCGGACAACCTGACCTATGATCAGGTGTTTGACACGCTGATCAAGGATGTCCGTTCGCGCGGCATCCAGATCGAAACGCCGACCGACCCTCTGAACGATCCGGCGTTCATCAAGGCGCTGAACGACGCCTATGACTATGGCGGTCCTGCCGAATATCCGGCTGAAGCCCCGCGTGAGTTGGTTGCGGCCTGACCGGACCAGCGAAGGGAAATAGGAAAGGGCGCCGCATTTCGGCGCCCTTTCTTTTAGATCAGTCGATCGCTGGCTCCAAGTCGTCTGGTCCCCAATAGGCTTTCAAGCTGGTGATCCGCCCTTGCGCATCGAACGTGCAGACGTCGAGAGATCGGATCAGCAAGCGCGGACCTTCGGGGGGCTGAAAGGTGACGTCGAAAACCAGCGCGGCGGCGTTGGCATGCGACCCCCGGATCGGCGCGACTGGCTGAATCCGCGTCTTGAACGCGACCGTATCGCTGAACCAGGCCGCTATTTCCTCTCCGCTTTTGGGCGGCGATCCGAGTGGGTCCTCGATTATCGCATCGGGCGCGAAAAGCGTCAGGACGCCGTCGCGATCCCCTGCATTGATCCGATCGACATAGGCTTGGAGCGTAGCACGCATCTGCGCGTGGGTCGGCGGAGAGGCGGGAGTATCGCCAAGGGAAACGGATCGCTCGGTCATGGGGCTCACCTCATTTAACGGGCAGTCTTAATGGCTTGATGCCCCGCATTTAACATAGGATCTTGCACTTTCCCTATTGTTTTGCGTAGTAGGTTGCAGTTTTGAAGTTCAGGACAATTGCTGCAGGCTGGTGACTCGCTGCGCTTGATGCTAATTTGGCCGGACAGTGAGAGGATTATAGCATGGCCAAATCGTCGGACTATCGTCTGGGAGAATTTGAGTTTCCCCGTGGCTGGTTCATGGTTGGGGAGAGCGTCGAGGCGACGAAGACGCCCAAGGCGATGCGCTATCTTGGCCAGGACATGGTGATGTACCGTGGCGAGAGCGGCACGGTTTATGTGACGGAGGCTTATTGCCCGCACATGGGCGCGCATCTGGCGAAGAACACGACCAGCTACATCGTGCGCGACGGCGAGCAGATTGAGGGCGATTCGATCCGCTGCCCCTTCCATGGCTGGCAGTTCGGTCCCGACGGCGCGTGCAAGAACATCCCCTATTCCGACTTCGTGCCCAAGGCGGCCAAGCTCAAGACCTTCCCGGTCGTTGAGCGTGCGGGCACCGTGTGGATCTGGCATGATCCTGAAGGGCTCGAACCCAATTTCGACCTGCCCGACTTTGGCGGCCATTATGACGCGCCGGGCTGGGTCAATTGGAAGATCGATTTTATGGGCGATCTCGACATCCACCCGATCGAGGTGGTGGACAATATGGCCGACTTTGGCCATTTCGTGCCCATCCATGGGGCGAAGGACTTTGTCTATTTCGCCAATGAGTTCAAGGATCACATCGTCCACCAATATTATGCCGCTGGCCACCGCACGCTGGTGACCAACCCGGACGACGTGCTGACGCTCGACACCTGGTACACCGGCCCTTCGATCCTGCAGTCAGAGATGGAGGGGACGTTCAACAGCTTCATCCTCATCACCCACACGCCGATCGAGGATGGCAAGATCCGCGTCTGGCACGGCCTGATGGTGCAGGTGAATGACGGCTCTGCGCCGGTCACCGATGACCTGCGCGAAGCGGCGCTGCAATATCAGGAAGGCAGCCGCCTGGCCTTCGCCCAGGATGTCGAGATCTGGCAGAACAAGAAGGCGTGCCTCAACCCGCTCGTGATCCCGAGCGACGGCCCCTACGGCAAGGTCCGCACCTGGTACAAGCAGTTCTACAATCCCCGAGACAAGACCCCCGACCTGCACAAGCGCACCAACGGCCTGCATGTCACGCTCGACAAGCGTAGCTCGACGCAAGCCGCCTGAAGGAGAAAAAGAGATGGAGAGAAGTGAACGCCCGGTAGCCATCGTTACCGGCGCTAGCCGTGGCGCAGGCCGCGGCATCGCCGTTGCGCTGGGCGAACAGGGCTATCGCGTCTATGTCACCGGCCGGTCTATCCGCGAAGGCGATGCGGAACTGCCGGGCACCATTGGCGCTACGGCCGCGCAGGTCGATGCCGCAGGTGGCGAAGGCCGCGCCGTCCAGGTCGATCACGCCGATGATGACGCGATCGCCGCGCTGTTCGACCGGGTGCGGGAAGAAAGCGGCCGGCTCGACATATTGGTCAACAATGTCGCCGCCTTGAATGATGATCTGGTGAAGCCCGGCCCCTTCTGGGAAAAATCCACCGGCCTGGCCGACATTCTGAACGTCGGGCTTCGCTCCCATTATCTGGCGAGCTGGCATGCGGCGCGCATGATGGTCCCGGCTGGAAGCGGCCTCATTGCCTTTACCTCCTCCTTCGGGTCGGTCTGCTACATGCACGGCGCAGCCTATGGCGCGCAGAAGGCGGGCGTAGATAAGTTCGCCGCCGACATGGGCGTCGATTTTCGGGGAACGGGCGTCGCCGCGATCGCGCTTTGGATGGGGCCGCTGCTTACCGAACGGAGCGAACGCACGCTGTCGGAGCATCCGGAGCAATATGAAAAGTTCATGGCCGACGCGGAAACGCCGGAATTCAACGGGCGCGTTATCGCGGCGATTCATGATGACCCGAACCGCGACGAGCTCAACGGTCAGACGTTGATCACCGCCGAAATTGCGCAGCGCTACGGCATCACCGAATCCGGCGGGCGCACGCCGCCTTCCTACCGCGCGATGCTGGGCGACCCCCGGATTGCGCACCCTGCAATCGTGGCTTGAGGAAAGAACTGATGGAGTTTGGACGTCGATTTGCAGGCAAGTCGATCATCGTCACCGGCGGGGCGTCGGGCATCGGACGCGCTACGGCGCTGCGCCTGGCTGCCGAGGGTGGGCGGGTGTTGGCCGTCGATCTGGATGAAAAGGGTCTGGCGACGCTGCAGCAGGAACAGCCCGGTATTGAAATCCGGGCGGGCTCCGTCGCCGATGAACCTACCGTCCGCTCCATCATCGCTGAATGGGTCGCGGTGGCGGGCCGGTTGGACGTCCTGGTCAACATGGCCGGGATCATAAGATCGAGCCACGCCGCATCGACGGATTATGAAGACTTCATGTCCATCATTGCCGTTAATCTGGGCAGCACCTTCCTCATGTGTCGCGAAGCCCTGCCGCATTTGGAAAAGGTCGGCGGCAACATCGTCAATGCCGCATCTACCTCGAGCCATTTCGGTCACCCTTTCCTGACCGGCTATGCCGCGAGCAAGGGGGCGGTCGCCGCTTATACCCAAAGCCTCGCCTGGGAATATGTAAAGCGGGGGGTCCGGGTAAATGCCGTGGCTCCCGGCGGGATTGAAACCCCGTTGGCCAGCAGCGTACAAACCGCCATGGTGGAAGGGGCCGATTGGGAGTTGTATAATCATCTAAGCCCGATCAAGGGTTTTGCCGCCCCGGACAAGATCGCGGGCGTCATCGCCATGCTGGCGAGCGAGGATGGAGGGCACATGAATGGGGCAGTCGTGCGTGTCGATGGGGGCGTCCACGCCTGAAGCGCCGGACGTTGCAAGGGGTCGCCTGCAATGACCTTCGCTGCGCCTGAATTTTGTCTCGATCATCTGTCACTCGTCGATCTCGATGCGCTGACGGTGATCGATGCCGCCGCCCATGCGGGCTTTGCTGCGGTCAGCCTGTTCGTTACCCCTATTCCCATCAGTCCGACGCCTGATCTGGTGGCGGACAAGGTGGCGCGAAGGGAAGTCCTCGCTGCTTTGCGCGATACGGGCTTGCGGGTCGGAATCGTCGAACCCTTCATGCTCGATCAGGATCCCAATTGGCAGTTGCTTGAACATAGCGCGGAACTGACGGCGGAGCTTGGCGGCACGGTCAACATATTGGGCCTGGACGAGGATCATGCGCGACTGCGGGAGTCGCTGGAGCGCACGGTCGATATTTGTCGCAGGGCGCAGGCGGCGGCTGTGATCGAAGCCTATCCGCTCTCCACGATCCGCTCGCCGGCGCAGGCGCTAGGCTTTGCTCAGGCTTTGGGTCCGGACGTCGGCCTGTGCATCGATACGCTGCACATCATCCGCAGCGGAGGCAGCTGGGACGATGTCGCCGCGCTGCCACCCGGACGGATCCGTCATGTCCAGTTGAATGATGGACCGCTGGAAGCGCCGCATGACAGGGTGAATGAGGCTGTGTTCGACCGACAACTGCCGGGGGAGGGCGCGTTCGGCCTCAAGGCCCTGCTGGCGCTGCTGCCCGGCCACGCAACCATCGCGGTGGAAGCGCCGTCCCGCGCGCTTGCAAAGGGGGAGCCGCATGAACGCGCGGCCCGGCTGATGCAATCGATGCGGGATCTCTACGCAGCGCACTGAGAGCCCATTGCTCAGGGGTCTCCATCGGGCGAAGAGCAACTCTCCGCCCGATCCGATCCGTTTTATTCGGCAGCCAGTGTCGTCTGTTCCCGGAAATAGGGAATGACTTTTTCGCCGATGTTGCGAATCGTTTCCATGATCACTTCATGCGGGATGCCGCCCATCTGGAACATGAAAAGGATTTCGTCGGCGCCGGCATCCTGAAGGCGCTTGATCTGGCGGATGCAGTCCTCCGGCGTGCCGTAGGCATCCTCGACCACTTCGAAGCTTTCGGTATGATGGCCACCAACAGCGATCTTTTCTTCCGACAGCCAGGCCACGGTCTCTTCCTTATGGCGCTGAAGCGCGGCGAGGCTTTCGCTGGCGTCGAGGTCCTCGACATCGGGGGCTGGGCCGCCCGAATACCAGTGACCGAGCGATTCCACGAAGAAGCGCTGCCCGCGCAGGCCGATGCGGCGCGCCTTTTCGCGGTCTTCCAGCACGACGGCGGGGCAAAGCGCGGCGAGATGCTGCGTCGGGCGATAGCCGACCTGATCCTCGGCTTTCCGGTTCGCGAAAGCCTCGCGATAGATGGCGTTCTTCTTAGCGATATCTTCCGGGCCTGCGAAGCCCAGAACCAGCGCACCGATGCCGCGCGAACCGGCGGTGACCAGCGTGTCGGCGCGGGTGCAGGCCATGTAGATCGGCGGATGCGGATCCTGCAGCGGACTCGGGTGGATCGGACGGAAGGGGATCTTCACGAACTGGCCGTCATGCTCGATCTCGCCATGCTTCAGGATCTTGGGGATCAGATACATGGACTCGTCGATCATCGGCGGGAGGTCTTCGAGATTATAGCCGAAGGTGCCCGCTTCCTGCTGCGTCCCGCCCTTACCCATGCCGAAATGAACGCGGCCATTAGACAGGATGTCGAGCGTCGCGATTCGCTCTGCCACCTTCACCGGATGGTTCATCGCGGGCGGCAGGCAAACCACGCCATGGCCGATGCCGATGCGCGAGGTGCGGCCGGCGAGATAGGCGAGGAAAGTCTCGGGCGCTGACATATGGGCATATTGGGTCAGCGCGGTATGTTCGACCGCCCAGATCGTGTCGAAGCCCATTTCCTCGGCATAGACTGACTGTTCGACGATGTCGCGAAACACCTGCTGTTCATTCGCGCGCGACGTGTCGGCCATCTGCGCTTCGTAAATGATCGAGAATTTCATCATCTTCTCCACAATTTTCTTGTCGTGGAGCAAGGCTATGCGCAGTGGCAGGCGGCGGCATCATCCAAATGGATCAGATTTCATATTCGCTGCCGGCGGTCCTAAGCAATGTGATGAGTTGACCCTGGCGATGGGTGCCGGTCTTCGCGAATATGGCGCGTAGGTGAGATCGGACGGTATTATAGGCAATGTCGAGCGCTACCGCCGCGTCTGCGAGCGATGCGCCCTGCGCTAGATGCAGCGCCAGTCCTGCTTCGGCGCGGGTCAGCTGAAATCGTTCCCGCAGCGCTTCTTCGGATAGCCCTCCCGGCCTGCTTGGATCGGCGATGAACAGGGCGATCCATGCCCCATCACCATAAGCTGAGGACGGCACCGCGCGGGCACGGGCATGGAGCGGCTGCCCGTCTCCCGCGGCGACTTCGAACAATATTTCCTCTCCCGCCGGTGGGGGAGAAGCGAGAATGCGGTTGATCGTGGCGGCGGCGGACCCCGTTCGCGGCTGCAGCTTGCCGCTCTGCTCCGCCACGACGTCGGCTTCCTCCAGCATCCTCATGGCCACCGCATTGCGCCTCAGGATACGGCCTTCACGGTCCAGGATCAGCGTGGCGACCGCCAGGCCCGCCATGGCGCTGCTGAACAGCTGGCTTTCCGCCTGAGTGGTGGTGAGGCGGGCGTGCAGGTCCAGCGCGATGCGCAGATGCGGGATCAGGCGGGTGAGCAACGCCCGTTCGGCATCGCCGAATTCGCCCTCCTCATCAACCCGCGTCAAGCGCAAGCGGACGGCGACATCGGGCGGCCGATGGAGATCGACGCCCAATATCTCGACGCTATGCGCCACATTCAACCAGTCGCGGAATCGCGCGGGGATATGGCTGACAAAGTCGCGGAAAGACACGACCTGTCCTTCTGGCAGGCCCACAAAGGGGTCGGCTTGCGATATCTTCTGATATTCCTGTGTGCGTTCCGGGTCAGCGCCGGGCGTAACATGCGCGTCGATGCCAGCATGCCCCCGGCCGATGAGCAGCGTGGCGAAAGTCGTATTGGTCGCGGCCGCGAGCGTGCGCAGAAAATCTTCCCACGGCGGCGACCGGGTCAGTCCGCCATAGAGAGTTTCGAGCAGGTCGGCAAAGGCAGTGTCGTCGCTCATCGATCAGATCATCCGCCTTGGCCGCGGCAGCGGGTTGCGCCGCCGCGGCTCTCCCCCCGCGTCAGCGCCGCAGGGCCAGCGTGATGCTGTAGCGGCGCGGCGGCGAATAATAGGCTTCGGTAAAGCCAAAGCTGGTGGACGCGTCATAACCCGCCGTGATGATGCGGCGATCGGTGATGTTATCGACGCCCGCCCGCACCGACAGGCCACTGTCCGCAAGGCGCAACTCGGCGCTCGCATTGAGGATCGCATGGTCGGGCTGCCGCAGCAGCGGCGTGTTTTCGGCATCGACAAAGACCTGGCTCTTATAGGCGGCGTCGAGGCGGAAGACCGCGTCCACATCTTCGCTGAGCGGCGCTTCATAAACCACGCTCGCATTGGCGGTGATGTCGGGCGCCTGTTTCAGCTTGCGGTCGCTGACATCCGTCGGGACGCCGTTGATTACCGAAACATAGTCCAGATATTTGGCGTCGAGCAAGCCAAGCGCGCCGGTCACAGTGAAGCGCTGCGACACCTTGAACGCGCCTTCCAGCTCGATACCCTGGATGCGCGAGCGCCCGGCATTCTCGTTCCGCACGACGATCAGGCCAGTAGTCGGGCTGACCGTGGACACCAGGATCTGCTGATCGCGATATTCGTTGCGGAACACGGCGAGGTTGATCGTGGCGACGCCGCCGAAACCCGCCTTCAGACCCGCTTCATAAGCGGTCAGATATTCCGGGTCATAGGAGCCGATTTCTTCGACCGAGGTGGGCCGCCCATTGAACCCGCCCGACCGGAAGCCCCGCGAATAGGAAGCATAGGTCATCAGGTTCGGCCGGAACTTGTAAGAGATCGACGCGCGCGGCGTGAAAGCGTCCCAGCTCTTTTCCAACGTATAGCTCGGCGTGCCAGCCAGCAACGGCTCGCCCGAATAAATACGCATCGCCGACTGGAAGAACTTCTTCTTTTCCCATGTGTAACGCGCGCCAAGCTCCAGCGAAAGACCGTCAGCCAGTTCGTAATTGCCGTTCGCGAAAAGCGCGAGATTGTCGGTGCGCTGCCGATTGCGGAAGTCGATGTTGAAGTCGAGCGACGAGGCCGGGATAGCGAAACCGGGCGCAATCGGGAAGGGGTCCAGGCCCGCTGCGACCAGCGCCGGATAGAGCCCATCCGCCACGATCAGCCGCGTATTGTCGCGGGTCTTCTCGCGATAGGCGAAGGCGCCCAGCAGTAATGTGCCGCGCCCACCCAGATCGAGCGAAAGCTGCAGTTCCTGGCTGATCTGCCGCGCGCGTTCATCATGGATATCGCCCGCATAATTGATCGCCGCCGATGCGTCGCCGTCACGCCCGAACAGCGCATCGACATAGCGGTAGGCGGTGATTGACTTCAGAGTTGCTCCGCCAAATTCCTTGGTCAGGGTCAGCGATGCGTTGACTGCGTCGGTTTGGTCTTTGTTGAGCGCAGGCGTGCTATCGGTCCGGTCTATGTCGCCGGGCACCGTGCAGCAGGGTGCAAGGAATGTCGATTGCAGGATCGAAAAGAAGGTCGGGGTGAAGGCGATCATGCTGTGCGGCGCACTATGCTGCCGCCGGCGCAGGCCATCGACCTGCAGCACTGCGTCCAGCCCTTCGCCGTCATAATGGAGCGCGACCTTGCCCGCGACGACATTTCGGTTGCCCAGATTCTTGCCCGAGGGAATCTTCTGCCAGCCCTCGCCGAATTCGCCGAGCGCCGCGACGCCCAGCGACCATTGGTCGGACAAAGGCGTTTCGGCATAGACCCGTCCGCGCACCGTGTTGAACGAACCATAGCGCAGGTCGGCTGTGATCTTCTGCTCGCGACCCGGAATGGCCGACACGATGTTGATCGCGCCGCCCACGGTATTTTTCCCAAACAACGTGCCCTGCGGCCCGCGCAGTACTTCTATCCGGTCGATGCCCAGCAATTCGGTCGTCGCGCCAAAAGTGCGCGCGACATAGACGCCATCGATATAGACGCCAACCGCCGGGTCTGATGTGATGATGAAGTCATTTTCGCCGACGCCGCGAATGAACGGCGCGATGCCGCCGCTGTTGCCGCCCTGACCTGGTGTGAACTGGATATTGGGCGCGATCTGGCCGACCTGCGTCACATTATCGAGGCCACGGCTGTCGAGTGCTGAGGCATCGACGGCGCTAACCGCGATCGGCACGTCCTGTAGCCGTTCCTCGCGGCGGCGGGCGGTGACGACGATGTCGCTACCCTCTGATGTGGCCGCTCCAGGCGCACTGTTCTGCGCCAACGCCAGTCCGGGCGCTGCAAGGGCAATGAATGAGACTATCGGATAAAGCGTCTTGCGCATGGTTCCCTCCCCAAAAACCGTTTTATTTTGCCGGCGACTATAGTGCCGCCATTCCCATTCTCCAGCGGGCCGCTGCAAAAATGCAGCCGGTGTTGCGTCTAAGCATCATCAGGGTACGGCGGCGTCCACCCAAGCCCGCTTCTGCGTTCGTCGGGCAAAACGCCATCCGGCAGCGGTGCGCGTCAGTTCGTCCTCGTACCAGAGGCCGATATGATTGTTCTGCTCGCTCCCGTCCGACCCTTTGGCTGTCATCACGACATGCGCCGCCGAACGGACCGACGCGCTGTCTCCATCGAGGTTGCACATGATGCTGGCGGTCGAATGGTAACTGCCTGTCAGCCCCTCCACCACAGGCCGTAGAAAGGCGATCAGCATATCCGCGCCGCCCTTTGGACCTCCGAAGGCCGTGAAATCGACCTGCGCATCATCTGCGAACAGGGCGCGCAGGTCCTTCCACCGGTGCTGATCGATCGCATGGCAATATCGGGCCAACAGCTCATTTATGGCCAGCCGATCGG encodes:
- a CDS encoding helix-turn-helix transcriptional regulator is translated as MSDDTAFADLLETLYGGLTRSPPWEDFLRTLAAATNTTFATLLIGRGHAGIDAHVTPGADPERTQEYQKISQADPFVGLPEGQVVSFRDFVSHIPARFRDWLNVAHSVEILGVDLHRPPDVAVRLRLTRVDEEGEFGDAERALLTRLIPHLRIALDLHARLTTTQAESQLFSSAMAGLAVATLILDREGRILRRNAVAMRMLEEADVVAEQSGKLQPRTGSAAATINRILASPPPAGEEILFEVAAGDGQPLHARARAVPSSAYGDGAWIALFIADPSRPGGLSEEALRERFQLTRAEAGLALHLAQGASLADAAVALDIAYNTVRSHLRAIFAKTGTHRQGQLITLLRTAGSEYEI
- a CDS encoding SDR family NAD(P)-dependent oxidoreductase gives rise to the protein MERSERPVAIVTGASRGAGRGIAVALGEQGYRVYVTGRSIREGDAELPGTIGATAAQVDAAGGEGRAVQVDHADDDAIAALFDRVREESGRLDILVNNVAALNDDLVKPGPFWEKSTGLADILNVGLRSHYLASWHAARMMVPAGSGLIAFTSSFGSVCYMHGAAYGAQKAGVDKFAADMGVDFRGTGVAAIALWMGPLLTERSERTLSEHPEQYEKFMADAETPEFNGRVIAAIHDDPNRDELNGQTLITAEIAQRYGITESGGRTPPSYRAMLGDPRIAHPAIVA
- a CDS encoding sugar phosphate isomerase/epimerase family protein, producing the protein MTFAAPEFCLDHLSLVDLDALTVIDAAAHAGFAAVSLFVTPIPISPTPDLVADKVARREVLAALRDTGLRVGIVEPFMLDQDPNWQLLEHSAELTAELGGTVNILGLDEDHARLRESLERTVDICRRAQAAAVIEAYPLSTIRSPAQALGFAQALGPDVGLCIDTLHIIRSGGSWDDVAALPPGRIRHVQLNDGPLEAPHDRVNEAVFDRQLPGEGAFGLKALLALLPGHATIAVEAPSRALAKGEPHERAARLMQSMRDLYAAH
- a CDS encoding LLM class flavin-dependent oxidoreductase; protein product: MKFSIIYEAQMADTSRANEQQVFRDIVEQSVYAEEMGFDTIWAVEHTALTQYAHMSAPETFLAYLAGRTSRIGIGHGVVCLPPAMNHPVKVAERIATLDILSNGRVHFGMGKGGTQQEAGTFGYNLEDLPPMIDESMYLIPKILKHGEIEHDGQFVKIPFRPIHPSPLQDPHPPIYMACTRADTLVTAGSRGIGALVLGFAGPEDIAKKNAIYREAFANRKAEDQVGYRPTQHLAALCPAVVLEDREKARRIGLRGQRFFVESLGHWYSGGPAPDVEDLDASESLAALQRHKEETVAWLSEEKIAVGGHHTESFEVVEDAYGTPEDCIRQIKRLQDAGADEILFMFQMGGIPHEVIMETIRNIGEKVIPYFREQTTLAAE
- a CDS encoding SDR family NAD(P)-dependent oxidoreductase: MEFGRRFAGKSIIVTGGASGIGRATALRLAAEGGRVLAVDLDEKGLATLQQEQPGIEIRAGSVADEPTVRSIIAEWVAVAGRLDVLVNMAGIIRSSHAASTDYEDFMSIIAVNLGSTFLMCREALPHLEKVGGNIVNAASTSSHFGHPFLTGYAASKGAVAAYTQSLAWEYVKRGVRVNAVAPGGIETPLASSVQTAMVEGADWELYNHLSPIKGFAAPDKIAGVIAMLASEDGGHMNGAVVRVDGGVHA